The Streptomyces sp. NBC_00335 DNA window GCCGGGAGCTGTCGGCCGCCGGCTACCGGGGCTGGTTCGACGTGGACTTCGTCGCCGACGGCGCGGGACGGCTCGCCCCGACGGAGACGAACCTGCGCCTGACCGGGCCGTCCGTCGCCTTCGTGGTGGCGGCCCGGCTCGACGAACTGCGGGGCGCGGGGCACTTCGTACGGATCGCGGACCGGGTGGAGCTGGGTGCCCGGCTGCCGGAGGCGGCCTTCGGCGAACTGTGCGAGCGGCTGTCCCGCCGGTGCGCCGGGATGGGCGCGGTGTTCCTCCCCGCCATCCCCACCGGCGCCTTCGAACCGGCGCCCTGGATGGGCGCCCTGGTGGCCGCGACCGGCAGGGAGCTGCTGGACGCGGCCGAACGGCTGGTGCGGGCGGAGGCCCTGTCCGTCGGAGCGATGTTCGGGGAGCCGGCCGGGGCCCGGCCGGCCGGGACTCAGCCGGCCGGATCGGTGGCCCGGGCCCCGTCCCGGTCCGCTCCCTGAGCCGGAACCGAAGCCGAAGCCGACGCTGAAGTCGATGCCGACGCCGACGCCGACGCCGACGCCGACGCCGACGACGCCGGGTCCGGTTCCACGTCGAAGACACTGAGCGGCGGACGTGAGGCGTAGACCGCCACGATCCCGGCGGCGATCATCAGCGGGATGTTGAAGGCGTAGACGAGCGCGGCCTGTTGGGGCCAGTCCTGCTTGGCCGCGAGCCGGTAGAAGTTGTCCTGCGGCCACCACGCGGCCAGCAGGTAGACGATCGCCAGATGGGCGGCCGCGGTGATGCGCGGGCCGCGGCGCCCGTGGCGGCGCATCCGGGACCGGCCGGCGAACAGGAACCACACACCGGCCGCGAACGCCCAGCACTCGAACATGTAGAGGAGGAAGAAGAGCGTCGCGTACGGGTTCGGAACACCGGTGAGGTCCGTGGAACCGGGCCAGAGGATCAAGGTCAGGATCATGGTGAAGCCCGCCACCAGGACCAGCCCGACCGCGATGAAGAAGATGAGGCCGATCCATCCGGCGATGTTGGGCCCCTCGAACCCGCGCACGTACCTGCCGCCGTACTTGCTCCCGCCTCCGCCCGGCTCGTCCCCCGCCGATCCCGGCGGCATCGGGAGCGCGGCCCGCTGCTCGCGGCCGGCCCTGTCCCGGGGAATCCGGGGCAGCCGGAACACGGCACTCGGCATCATGGCCCCCGGAAGCCTGCCCGCCAGGTGCCGGCGCAGTTCCCCGCCGTCGGGGAGGTCGGAGCCAGGGGGCCAGGTGTCGTCCTCCGCGGCCGGGGCGAGGAAGGCGACGAGCATCGGCCGCGCGTTCACCCCCGTACCGGCGCCCTCGACCTCGGCCAGGAGCGCGGCGCCGACCGCCTCGTGGCTGCGGATGGCGGACTCGACGGGATGCGGGTCGAGGACTTTGCCGTCCGCGGTGAGCCGGTCGCGGATCCGGCCCCGGAACTCCAGCAGGCCGTCGGGGCGCAGCACTCCGAGGTCGCCGGTCGGGACCGGTTCGCCGCCGCCGGGCACGGTGAGGTGGATCTCCCCGTCGCGTACGTCCAGTACGCAGCCGGGGAAGGCGGCGCCGATCAGCGAGAGTTCCTCGGCGCCGTCCAAGGGGCCGGCGAGCTGCGGGAGTTCGAAGCGGGCGCCGACACCCGCCGCTTCGGTGGGCCCGTAGACGTTGAGCAGCCGGGCCCCGGGCCGCAGCCGGGCGAGCAGGGCGGCCTGCTCGTCGAGGTAGAGGCGGTCGCCGGTGACCGTGACCATGCGCAGTGACCGCAGCCCTTCGTCGGGGCGGCGCAGGGTCCGCGACAGGGACGCCTCCCGGTCGCGGACGAGGAGCTGGGTGGCGGTGCCGGGGTCGGTGTGCAGGACGGTGACCCGCTCGGCGTCGACGGCGCGGCGCAGCGATTCGGGTGTCCAGCGCGGGTCTTCGGGCAGGACGAGGGTGCCGCCCTCGCACAGGGCCCGCGGCCATCCGGCGGCGAAGCCGGTGAGGTCCGGGGCGGCGGTGATCAGGTGCCGGTCCTCGGGAACGGGCCCCACCACCCGGGCCCACCCCTCGTGGGCGGCGAGGAGCCGGTCGTGGGAGAGGGGGACGGCCCGCCGGTCCGCGCCTCCGGTGAAGAGCACGGCGGCCGTGTTCCCTCGGGGAGTCCGGTCCGGCGGATCGGTGGACAGCCCGCTCGTGGCCGCCGCCTGCTGGGCGTCGAGGCGGATCACCCGCAGGTCGCCGCCGTCGTCGAGGCGGGCCCGGTCGGCGGAGTCGGCGAGCAGGACGGAGGGGCGGGCGGCGGCGAGCTGGCGCTGTCCGGTGCGCGGGTTCTCCACGTCGACGACGGTGTAGGCGGCGCCGGCCTTGAGGATGCCGAGGAGCAGGACGAGGAGTTCGGCCCGCGGGGTGGAACCCACGGCGACGACGGCGTGCTCGGGCAGTCCCGAGCCGATCAGGTGGTGGGCCACCTGGTTGGCCCGTGCGTCGAGTTGTCCGTAGGTGAGACTGCCGGCGCCCGCGGCGAGGGCCTGGGCTCCCGGGGTGTCGCGTACCCAGCGTTCGAAGCGGGAGAGAACGGTGTCGCCGGTGTGCGGGCCGGAGTGCGTGAAGGGCTCTGATCCCTGCGTCATGGACCGATTCTGGCACCGGGCACCGACAGGCACGAGGGCCTCGGAAATCCCTCGTACGAACGATGGTTGATCCACTATCGTCCTGCGCTGGTACGCGGCCGGAGCCGGCCGGTACCGGTGGACAGGTTTCAAGTGGTCGGAGGCAGCAGCATGGCCAAGGAATTCCAGGTGACGTACGACTGTGCCGATCCGGGCGCGCAGGCGGTGTTCTGGGCGCAGGCTCTGGGCTATCGCGTCCAGTCGCCGGAGGGGTCCGCCGACTGGGCGGCCATCTCGGATCCGGACGGCAAGGGGCCGCGGCTCTACTTCCAGCGGGTCCCGGAGGCCAAGACGGAGGCGAAGAACCGCCTGCACCTGGACGTGCGGTCGGCGCCCGGCCTCAAGGGGGACGAGCGGATGGCCGTGCTGGAGGTGGAGGCCGCGAGGCTGGAGGAGCTCGGCGCGAAGCGGCTGTACCGGCTGGAGTCCGACGAGGAGAACGAAGGGATCATCGTGATGGCCGATCCCGAGGAGAACATCTTCTGCCTCGACTGACCTGTCGAACAGGGTTCCTGGTCACCCCGGGGGCATCTGCCCCTTGACCTCAAGTTTGGTTGAGGTCCTACGGTTCGTCTCATGGATATGGAAGTCACCGCCTGGACCTCGCTCCACAGCGCGATCAACGCCCAGCAGGACCGGCGCCCGCTCTCGCGGGCCGGCCTGCGCCGGATCGCCGCCTTCGCCCGCCCGCACCGGCGCGGGCTGACGTACTTCCTGCTGCTCAGCGTGGTGACCGCGCTGCTGGCGGTGGCCACCCCGGTGCTCGCGAGCCGCGTGGTCACCACGATCGTCGAGGGCCGCGAAGGCGGTACGGTCACCCGCCTCGCCCTGCTGATCGCGCTGATCGCGGTCGCGGAGGCGGGGCTGGGGCTGGTCCTGCGCCGGCTGTCGTCCACCCTCGGCGAGGGGCTGATCCTGGATCTGCGGACGGCGGTCTTCGACCACGTGCAGCGGATGCCGGTGGCGTTCTTCACCCGGACCCGGACCGGTGCGCTGGTCAGCCGGCTCAACAACGACGTGATCGGCGCGCAGCGGGCCTTCAGCAACACCCTGTCGGGGGTGGTGTCGAACACCGTGACGCTGCTGCTGACCCTGACCGTGATGCTGGGCATCTCCTGGCAGATCACGCTGCTGGCCCTCGTGCTCCTGCCGGTGTTCGTGCTGCCCGCCCGCCGGATGGGGGTGCGGATGGCGGCGCTGCAGCGTGAGGCGTCGGCGCTCAACGCCTCGATGGGCACGCAGATGACCGAGCGCTTCTCGGCGCCGGGCGCCACGCTCGTCAAGCTGTTCGGGCGGCCCGACGAGGAGTCGGCGGAGTTCGCGGCGCGCGCCGCCCGGGTGCGTGACATCGGGATCCGCACGGCGATGGCCCAGTCGGCCTTCATCACCGCGCTCACCCTGGTCTCCGCGCTGGCCCTGGCGCTCGTGTACGGGCTCGGCGGCCACTACGCGCTCGCCGGCACGCTGGACGCGGGCTCGGTGGTGGCCCTGGCCCTCCTCCTGACCCGGCTGTACGCGCCGCTGACCGCGCTCGCCGGGGCGCGGGTCGAGGTGATGAGCGCGATGGTCAGCTTCGAGCGGGTCTTCGAGATCCTCGACCTGAAGCCGCTGATCTCCCAGAAGCCGGACGCCCGCCGGGTGCCGGAGGGGCCGG harbors:
- a CDS encoding AMP-binding protein; the encoded protein is MTQGSEPFTHSGPHTGDTVLSRFERWVRDTPGAQALAAGAGSLTYGQLDARANQVAHHLIGSGLPEHAVVAVGSTPRAELLVLLLGILKAGAAYTVVDVENPRTGQRQLAAARPSVLLADSADRARLDDGGDLRVIRLDAQQAAATSGLSTDPPDRTPRGNTAAVLFTGGADRRAVPLSHDRLLAAHEGWARVVGPVPEDRHLITAAPDLTGFAAGWPRALCEGGTLVLPEDPRWTPESLRRAVDAERVTVLHTDPGTATQLLVRDREASLSRTLRRPDEGLRSLRMVTVTGDRLYLDEQAALLARLRPGARLLNVYGPTEAAGVGARFELPQLAGPLDGAEELSLIGAAFPGCVLDVRDGEIHLTVPGGGEPVPTGDLGVLRPDGLLEFRGRIRDRLTADGKVLDPHPVESAIRSHEAVGAALLAEVEGAGTGVNARPMLVAFLAPAAEDDTWPPGSDLPDGGELRRHLAGRLPGAMMPSAVFRLPRIPRDRAGREQRAALPMPPGSAGDEPGGGGSKYGGRYVRGFEGPNIAGWIGLIFFIAVGLVLVAGFTMILTLILWPGSTDLTGVPNPYATLFFLLYMFECWAFAAGVWFLFAGRSRMRRHGRRGPRITAAAHLAIVYLLAAWWPQDNFYRLAAKQDWPQQAALVYAFNIPLMIAAGIVAVYASRPPLSVFDVEPDPASSASASASASASASTSASASASVPAQGADRDGARATDPAG
- a CDS encoding VOC family protein, whose protein sequence is MAKEFQVTYDCADPGAQAVFWAQALGYRVQSPEGSADWAAISDPDGKGPRLYFQRVPEAKTEAKNRLHLDVRSAPGLKGDERMAVLEVEAARLEELGAKRLYRLESDEENEGIIVMADPEENIFCLD
- a CDS encoding ABC transporter ATP-binding protein, which codes for MDMEVTAWTSLHSAINAQQDRRPLSRAGLRRIAAFARPHRRGLTYFLLLSVVTALLAVATPVLASRVVTTIVEGREGGTVTRLALLIALIAVAEAGLGLVLRRLSSTLGEGLILDLRTAVFDHVQRMPVAFFTRTRTGALVSRLNNDVIGAQRAFSNTLSGVVSNTVTLLLTLTVMLGISWQITLLALVLLPVFVLPARRMGVRMAALQREASALNASMGTQMTERFSAPGATLVKLFGRPDEESAEFAARAARVRDIGIRTAMAQSAFITALTLVSALALALVYGLGGHYALAGTLDAGSVVALALLLTRLYAPLTALAGARVEVMSAMVSFERVFEILDLKPLISQKPDARRVPEGPVAVEFDKVSFGYPSPDKVSLASLEEVATLDARGGTEVLHEVSFRAEPGQMIALVGSSGAGKSTIAQLLPRLYDTDSGAVRLGGVDVRDLTADSIRETLGMVTQDGHLFHESVRANLLLARPEAGEDEIWEALRRSRLDGLVASLPDGLDTVVGERGYRLSGGERQRLTIARLLLAGQRVVILDEATAHLDSTSEAAVQEALAEALSGRTAVVIAHRLSTVQAADLILVVEDGRIVERGTHAELLAVGGRYEELYRTQFAAAGPDGDTPAADALPDGAAAVSGG